In a single window of the Planctomycetota bacterium genome:
- a CDS encoding DUF4870 domain-containing protein, whose translation MADAPPGSQTGPSGPGSPPLPAGPAAAPEPLPPELQSANASKDDRTLAMIAHLLGLAGFIGPLVLYLLKKDTASAYVKFHVKQSLFYQVAVTVVVVALMMVAMVGMVLTRGWCFLFPLISLAVLGNLGYLIVAAVQTSNGKDFEYYWIGPWVRRSMM comes from the coding sequence ATGGCCGACGCACCGCCAGGGTCGCAGACAGGGCCTTCCGGTCCCGGGTCGCCGCCGCTGCCCGCGGGGCCGGCCGCCGCACCCGAGCCGCTCCCTCCGGAACTCCAGTCCGCCAACGCCTCCAAGGATGATCGGACGCTGGCGATGATCGCCCACCTGTTGGGCCTCGCGGGGTTCATCGGGCCGCTCGTCCTGTACCTCCTGAAGAAGGACACGGCGAGCGCGTACGTCAAGTTCCACGTGAAGCAGTCGCTCTTTTACCAGGTGGCGGTGACGGTGGTTGTGGTTGCGCTGATGATGGTGGCGATGGTCGGCATGGTGCTGACGCGAGGCTGGTGTTTCCTCTTCCCGCTCATCTCCCTGGCGGTCCTCGGCAACCTCGGGTATCTCATCGTGGCGGCGGTCCAGACGTCCAACGGGAAGGACTTCGAGTATTACTGGATCGGCCCGTGGGTGCGGCGGTCGATGATGTAG
- a CDS encoding sugar phosphate isomerase/epimerase, translating to MNLCSFGAVSRRDFLRVGTGSAAAFFLTGLRPLGAGEPPARKRIPIGLQLYSVRGDCGKNLAATIEAVGKMGYEGAEFAGYYGKTAQELKKLLEDNGLKCCGTHTGLDTLRGDNLKRTVEFHQALGNKFLIVPGMGNKTRGDWENAAKEFSDIAAKVAGDGMRVGYHAHGGDFRALDGSTPWDIFFSAADPKVVMQLDAGNCMSGGGDPVSVLKKFPGRATTIHLKEYGGNTGIVGEGQVKWDEILALCSSGGTEWYIVEQEQYGGGTPLECSRRSLENLKKMIRV from the coding sequence ATGAATCTCTGCTCGTTTGGCGCCGTTTCGAGGCGCGACTTTCTGCGCGTGGGGACAGGCAGTGCGGCCGCCTTCTTCCTGACGGGCCTTCGACCGCTCGGCGCGGGGGAGCCGCCCGCCAGGAAACGCATCCCCATCGGCCTGCAACTGTACTCGGTGCGCGGCGATTGCGGCAAAAATCTCGCGGCCACCATCGAGGCTGTCGGCAAGATGGGCTATGAGGGCGCCGAGTTCGCAGGCTACTACGGCAAGACGGCGCAGGAACTCAAGAAACTCCTGGAGGATAACGGCCTGAAGTGCTGCGGCACCCACACGGGGCTCGACACGCTTCGCGGGGACAACCTGAAGCGCACCGTCGAGTTCCATCAGGCGCTCGGCAACAAGTTCCTCATCGTGCCGGGCATGGGCAACAAGACCCGCGGCGATTGGGAGAACGCGGCGAAGGAATTCAGCGACATCGCCGCCAAGGTCGCGGGCGACGGCATGCGCGTCGGCTACCACGCGCACGGGGGCGACTTCCGGGCCCTCGACGGCTCGACGCCCTGGGACATCTTTTTCTCCGCCGCCGATCCCAAGGTCGTCATGCAACTCGACGCCGGCAACTGCATGAGCGGCGGAGGGGATCCCGTCTCCGTCCTCAAGAAGTTCCCCGGCCGCGCCACCACGATCCATCTGAAGGAATACGGCGGAAATACCGGTATCGTCGGCGAGGGACAGGTCAAGTGGGACGAGATCCTGGCCCTTTGCTCCTCCGGCGGCACCGAGTGGTACATCGTGGAACAGGAACAGTATGGCGGCGGAACGCCGCTCGAGTGCTCCCGCCGCAGCCTGGAGAACCTGAAGAAGATGATACGCGTCTAG